Proteins co-encoded in one Alcanivorax sp. genomic window:
- the minD gene encoding septum site-determining protein MinD → MTKIVVVTSGKGGVGKTTTSAALATGLALRGFKTTVIDFDVGLRNLDLIMGCERRVVYDLVNVINGDANIKQALIKDKKVENLFILPASQTRDKDALTQEGVEGVFNALRDDMQMDYIICDSPAGIEKGALMAAYFADEAVVVTNPEVSSVRDSDRMIGILASKTRHAEQGNGDIPARLLLTRYSPDRVERGEMLSVEDVQEILAIELLGVIPESQAVLNASNAGSPVILDTDSDAGQAYSDAVARFMGDQLPHRFTTVNKKGLFGRLFGG, encoded by the coding sequence GTGACAAAGATCGTGGTCGTGACATCCGGCAAGGGTGGCGTCGGCAAAACCACTACCAGTGCTGCACTGGCTACCGGGCTTGCTCTGCGCGGTTTTAAAACCACTGTTATCGATTTCGATGTGGGCCTGCGTAATCTGGACCTGATCATGGGCTGCGAACGCCGTGTGGTCTACGATCTGGTCAACGTGATCAACGGGGATGCCAACATCAAGCAGGCTCTGATCAAGGACAAGAAGGTGGAGAACCTGTTCATCCTTCCTGCTTCCCAGACCCGCGACAAGGACGCCCTGACCCAGGAGGGCGTGGAAGGGGTATTCAATGCCCTGCGCGACGACATGCAGATGGACTACATCATCTGCGACAGCCCCGCCGGCATCGAGAAAGGTGCCTTGATGGCAGCCTACTTTGCTGACGAAGCCGTGGTGGTCACCAACCCGGAAGTATCCAGTGTTCGTGACTCTGACCGCATGATCGGCATTCTGGCCAGCAAGACCCGCCATGCTGAACAGGGCAATGGCGACATTCCGGCACGCCTTCTGCTGACCCGCTACTCTCCGGACCGTGTGGAAAGAGGTGAGATGCTGTCGGTTGAAGATGTTCAGGAAATCCTGGCCATTGAACTGCTTGGCGTTATCCCGGAATCCCAGGCGGTGCTGAACGCCAGTAATGCCGGTAGCCCGGTCATTCTGGATACGGATTCCGATGCCGGTCAGGCCTACAGCGATGCCGTTGCCCGTTTCATGGGCGACCAGTTGCCACACCGCTTCACCACTGTTAACAAGAAAGGTCTGTTTGGCCGACTGTTTGGAGGCTAA
- the minE gene encoding cell division topological specificity factor MinE yields the protein MSIFSYLLPKKQTSASVAKERLQIIVARERSTRGGPDYLPQLQEELLQVVRKYVPVDQDAVNIQLDRDSGCEILELNITLPEGSQ from the coding sequence ATGAGCATCTTCAGTTATCTGCTGCCCAAGAAGCAGACCAGTGCGTCCGTTGCCAAGGAACGGTTACAGATCATTGTGGCCCGCGAGCGCTCTACCCGCGGGGGGCCCGATTACCTGCCGCAGTTGCAGGAAGAGCTACTGCAGGTAGTTCGCAAATACGTGCCAGTGGACCAGGATGCGGTGAACATACAGCTGGACCGGGATTCAGGTTGCGAGATTCTCGAGCTGAATATCACACTGCCGGAAGGCAGCCAGTAG